Proteins from one Panicum virgatum strain AP13 chromosome 7K, P.virgatum_v5, whole genome shotgun sequence genomic window:
- the LOC120639925 gene encoding uncharacterized protein LOC120639925, which produces MPPYRSEGKSHAPFSRSPAPPPVSRRAERRRPWFVSRACDSLLALHLSQRRWKAPAPPFLECRHQEHHEHLVPPSSRRIAGARSQDPAPFLLQLCALPPARIRSQPISRRTLTSRRSATACWSRSPRSAAIWPPARALRFACCHGPGKSRAQASCITSHLTRFRLCDRHRKPRLCADRRRRLRADQRRLLPGEIPAASKGTQFESSEDEELQEQELKALSSYYLDLRQVYSLIIFLS; this is translated from the exons ATGCCGCCATATCGTTCTGAAGGAAAG TCGCACGCCCCCTTCTCGCgtagccctgcgccgccgccagtatCTCGAAgagcagagcgccgccgcccctggttCGTCTCGCGTGCCTGCGACTCCCTGCTTGCCCTCCACCTTTCCCAGCGCCGCTGGAaggcccctgcgccgcccttCTTGGAGTGCCGCCACCAGGAACATCACGAGCACCTTGTGCCCCCTTCTTCTCGTCGAATTGCAGGAGCACGAAGCCAAGACCCTGCGCCGTTTCTGCTGCAGCTGTGCGCGCTGCCCCCTGCGCGCATCCGCTCCCAACCAATCTCGCGCAGAACGCTGACTTCCAGGCGCAGTGCTACTGCATGCTGGAGCCGATCGCCCAGGTCTGCAGCGATCTGGCCTCCTGCCCGAGCCCTACGCTTCGCCTGCTGTCATGGCCCTGGGAAATCACGAGCACAAGCGTCCTGCATAACGTCTCATCTCACTCGTTTCCGGCTATGT GATCGTCACCGGAAGCCACGGTTATGTGcagatcgccgccgccgtctccgagCAGACCAGCGGCGCCTCCTTCCCGGCGAGATTCCGGCTGCTTCG AAAGGAACGCAGTTCGAGAGCTCTGAAGATGAAGAGTTGCAAGAGCAAGAGTTGAAGGCTCTTAGCAGTTATTATCTGGATTTAAGGCAAGTatattccttgatcatatttCTGTCCTAA